The proteins below come from a single Triticum aestivum cultivar Chinese Spring chromosome 5D, IWGSC CS RefSeq v2.1, whole genome shotgun sequence genomic window:
- the LOC123120494 gene encoding uncharacterized protein isoform X1, whose product MSSNKVADRWCLSERQGHHLQSNSAIDLELDGGTASLHPEIGATKGNTRIKWSPQMADRWCLSERQGHHLQSNGAIDLELDGGTASIHPEIGLTKVNTRAKWSHQMKLFLVRLLKDHDVPGFRTHNAWSKEAWRNIVSQLNQKVGRSTTRRYVDGIRYLQMQGEQGSFLVILY is encoded by the exons ATGTCCAGCAACaag GTAGCTGATCGATGGTGCTTGTCAGAGCGGCAAGGCCATCATCTGCAATCCAATAGTGCAATTGATCTTGAACTTGATGGTGGGACTGCAAGTCTTCATCCAGAAATAG GAGCCACAAAAGGTAATACTCGAATCAAATGGAGTCCCCAAATGGCTGATCGATGGTGCTTGTCAGAGCGACAAGGCCATCATCTGCAATCCAATGGGGCAATTGATCTTGAACTGGATGGTGGGACTGCAAGTATTCATCCAGAAATAG GACTCACAAAAGTTAATACTCGAGCCAAATGGAGTCACCAAATGAAGTTGTTCCTTGTTAGACTCCTAAAAGATCACGATGTGCCTGGTTTTCGGACACATAATGCTTGGAGTAAGGAGGCATGGAGAAATATTGTTTCTCAACTAAATCAAAA GGTTGGAAGGTCTACAACTAGGAGATATGTTGATGGCATCAGATATCTTCAAATGCAAGGAGAACAGGGAAGTTTTCTTGTCATACTCTACTAA
- the LOC123120494 gene encoding uncharacterized protein isoform X3, translating into MSSNKVADRWCLSERQGHHLQSNSAIDLELDGGTASLHPEIGATKGNTRIKWSPQMADRWCLSERQGHHLQSNGAIDLELDGGTASIHPEIG; encoded by the exons ATGTCCAGCAACaag GTAGCTGATCGATGGTGCTTGTCAGAGCGGCAAGGCCATCATCTGCAATCCAATAGTGCAATTGATCTTGAACTTGATGGTGGGACTGCAAGTCTTCATCCAGAAATAG GAGCCACAAAAGGTAATACTCGAATCAAATGGAGTCCCCAAATGGCTGATCGATGGTGCTTGTCAGAGCGACAAGGCCATCATCTGCAATCCAATGGGGCAATTGATCTTGAACTGGATGGTGGGACTGCAAGTATTCATCCAGAAATAG GATGA
- the LOC123120494 gene encoding uncharacterized protein isoform X2, with the protein MSSNKVADRWCLSERQGHHLQSNSAIDLELDGGTASLHPEIGATKGNTRIKWSPQMADRWCLSERQGHHLQSNGAIDLELDGGTASIHPEIVSKTEEGRN; encoded by the exons ATGTCCAGCAACaag GTAGCTGATCGATGGTGCTTGTCAGAGCGGCAAGGCCATCATCTGCAATCCAATAGTGCAATTGATCTTGAACTTGATGGTGGGACTGCAAGTCTTCATCCAGAAATAG GAGCCACAAAAGGTAATACTCGAATCAAATGGAGTCCCCAAATGGCTGATCGATGGTGCTTGTCAGAGCGACAAGGCCATCATCTGCAATCCAATGGGGCAATTGATCTTGAACTGGATGGTGGGACTGCAAGTATTCATCCAGAAATAG TATCTAAAACTGAAGAAGGAAGAAATTGA